Proteins encoded within one genomic window of Hevea brasiliensis isolate MT/VB/25A 57/8 chromosome 8, ASM3005281v1, whole genome shotgun sequence:
- the LOC110667500 gene encoding zinc-finger homeodomain protein 4 → MELSSHEGEIPIPINSSYGGVHGHGHGHMIHHDHPAPHNHIIPSSAPQMPSNNGPSSIPSSLEDHHASFKKMVRYRECLKNHAAAMGGNATDGCGEFMPSGEEGSIEALTCSACNCHRNFHRKEIEGEATSCDYYHGNPHFSRVGRKVILGHHKNILPPEALGYPTAAGTFVPSRAAAAPHHQMIMSYNMGSLPSESDEQEDGGVMMARRAQLVKKRFRTKFTQEQKEKMLNFAEKVGWKIQKQEEAVVQQFCQEIGVKRRVLKVWMHNNKHNLAKKNSSLPPTATTT, encoded by the coding sequence ATGGAACTTTCAAGTCATGAAGGGGAGATCCCCATTCCTATAAACAGTAGTTATGGTGGGGTACATGGACATGGGCATGGGCACATGATTCATCATGATCATCCTGCACCTCACAACCACATCATCCCTTCCTCAGCTCCCCAAATGCCCTCCAACAATGGCCCCTCCTCCATACCCTCATCCCTGGAGGACCACCATGCTTCCTTCAAGAAAATGGTGAGGTACAGAGAATGCCTCAAGAACCATGCAGCTGCTATGGGAGGCAATGCCACTGATGGGTGTGGTGAGTTCATGCCTAGTGGCGAAGAGGGTAGCATTGAAGCTCTCACATGCTCAGCCTGCAATTGTCATAGAAACTTCCACAGGAAAGAGATAGAAGGTGAAGCCACTTCCTGTGATTACTACCATGGCAACCCACATTTCAGCAGGGTTGGAAGGAAAGTCATTTTAGGCCATCACAAGAACATTTTACCCCCTGAAGCTTTAGGGTACCCTACAGCTGCAGGAACCTTTGTGCCCTCAAGAGCAGCAGCAGCACCCCACCACCAGATGATAATGTCTTACAACATGGGTTCCCTCCCGTCAGAGTCTGATGAGCAAGAAGATGGAGGGGTAATGATGGCCAGGCGTGCACAACTTGTGAAGAAAAGGTTCAGGACAAAGTTCACACAGGAACAGAAGGAGAAAATGCTCAACTTTGCAGAGAAAGTTGGGTGGAAGATACAAAAGCAAGAAGAAGCTGTGGTGCAACAGTTCTGCCAAGAGATTGGAGTCAAGAGAAGAGTCCTCAAGGTTTGGATGCACAACAACAAGCATAATCTTGCCAAGAAGAACTCTTCTCTTCCTCCCACTGCTACTACTACTTAA